The window AGTCTCGACTTTCTCTTCAGGGGCGAACCGCCGGGCAACGGTGGCCAACTCGTCGCTGACTACGAGGATACGAGCGGCGTAATCGATAGTCTCACGGATGCGCCGTTGTGCCTGCTCGTTGAATGAATCAAAGTTGTGCAGGTCGACGGCGTGGCTGGTTACCACAAGCGGCAGGTCGTGTTCCCGGCAGTACGGCAACAATCCGTATCCGTCGAGATAGATGTCGGAGGTATGGACCACGTCGTGCGGAGTCTCGAACGTCCGTTCGACGTAACGGGGGACGCGCTTTTGGAGAGAATCTCCGGAGACATGATAGAACCGCCGTTTCGGAATCATATACAGGAATCGGGGGTAGTGAGCCACGTAGCTCCCCCAGCGCTCGGTGTTGGGAACCCGTGAGTACTCTGAGAACGGGCCTATCGGTGGGGCGAAGGGTGTCGGCACGACCACGTCGAGATCTGCGTGTGTGCTGTTGATCGCATCGAACGAGCGGTGATTGAACGGGGAGCGAACCTGAAGTGGATGGCTCTGGTGGTGGATACAACAGGCCAGTACATCGTAGGGGTCGCTCATCGGTCCCCCCTCAGGAGGGCTCGCACGCCAAGCACCGACCAGAAGGCCACCCGGGCGAGGTTCTTGGGTCGGACGAGCGTCGCCGCGTCGAGATACTTGACGCCCTCCTCGAACTGACCCTCGGCAAGGAAGTGGCCGACAAGCCCCATCCGGTGGATGCGCTCAACTGGCACGCCGCGCGACTCAAGATCGGCGACAAGGTCGGCGTTCCGTTCCAGAAAGCGCCGGTCATTCACGACGCAGGCGCTTGCCGAGGCGTTGCCGGTGAAGTGGGTGACCGCCAGCGCCTCGTCGACGTACGCCAGCTTCCCGACCGCGAGCACTCGTAGAACAAGATCCCAGTCCTCGAACAGGGACAGCCCTTCGTCGAATCCACCGGTCGCGTTCAACACGTCGCGCTCGACCAACAGTGTCGACCCCGGTCCCATAAACACCTGCATAGACAACAGTGCCTCCGCCAACTCTCGGCCACCCTCGCGTGGTGCTCCCGAGCGGAAAACCCGATCGGAGACGACGGCCGCGAGCCGGTCGAGCGCTGAGAGCCCCCCTGTTGCCACATCGCAGTAGACCCCGACCCATCCCTCGCCGCGCTCGGCCAGCGTCGAGAGCTGGCGTTCGAGCTTGTTCGGGAGCCACTCGTCATCAGAATCGAGGAATGCGACATACTCCCCCGTCGCCGTCGCGAGACCTGTGTTTCGGGCGGCGCTCACGCCGCGGTTCGTCTCGTGGGCGAGATACCGAACTCGCTCATCGTCATAGGCTGTGACCACCGCCTCGGTGTCGTCCTCACTCCCGTCATCGACGACGACGACCTCGATATCGTCGACCGTCTGGGCGAGTGCGCTGTCGATGGCCCGACCCACCATATCACCCCGTTCGTACGCTGGGATGACGACACTTACCTCAGGCATCGATGACCTCTCGGTGGATTTCGTTCATACGCTGGCCGTGGCGGGCCCACGTCCACTCGTTGTCGAGCAGTCGTCGCAGTCCTGCCGCACCCATCGTTCGCAATCGCGCCGGGTCGTCGAGCAAGTAGTCCAGCGCTTCGGTCAACGCCTCGGGGTCGTAGGGAGGGACCAAAACACCAGTCTCACCGTCAACGATCATCTCTGGGATGCCGCCAACGTTCGACGCGAGTACGGGCGTCTTGGCAGCCATCGCTTCGTAGATGACTGTCGGGCGTGCCTCGAAGTGGCTTGGGAGAACGAGCAGGTCCGCCGCGACGTGGAGCCGTCGTACAGCGACAGGGTCCAACTCCCAGTACGCGTGAGCAGGGTGCGGCAACTTCCCCAGTTCGTCGAGCAGCCACCAGCGTAACGCGCCGCCGTGGCCGACAGCGACAATACTCACATCGTCGCGATCTAAGTCATCGAGCGCATCAACGAGTTCCTCAACCCCTTTCTCTTTCTCGAAGCGCCCGATGTATAACAGCAGTTTCGTATCTGGGTCGATACCCAACTCCGCTCGGATAGCCTCCCGTCGGTCGGTCGGGTACTTTTCCGGGTCCTCGCCGATGGGAAGGGTCGTGACCTTGTCCGCGTTCGTGAACGTCCGAGCGAGCTCAGCCAGTTCGTCGCTCACGGTCAGGATTGCTGAAGCGTAGTCGATTGTCTCACGGATGTGCGACTGAACGGTGTCATTGAAGCGATCAAAGTTTTTCAGGTCCCCTGCGTGTGACAGTGCGACCAGCGGTACGTCGTGGCGTCGACAGTACTCGAGCACCCCATAGCCGTCCAAGTAGAATCCACAGGTTTGGACCACGTCGTGCGGGATCTCGAACGTCCGTTCGACGTAGCGAGTGATGCGTTTCTGCGCCGAGTTTCCGGAGAGATGATAGAAATAGCGTTTCGGTAGGGCATAGAGGAACCGAGGGTAGTGGACCTCGTACGAACCCCACCGCTCCGTCCTCGGCACGTGTCGGTACTCCGAGAACGGACCGATTGGCGGAGCAAACGGAGTCGGTGAGACTACGTCCAGGTCAACACCGGTACTGTTGAGCGCATCGAAGGAGCGCTGGTTGAACGGTGTACGCACCGGGAAGAGGTGACTGGGGTGTTCGGTCGCACACCCAAGAACCCGGTATGTGGACTGCGACTCGGATCGGGAGGTAGCATCGTCTGACATGAGGGAGAACGCCGCGACGCGACGAGAGAGTACGTTCACCCTACCTACACCGAGTCCAGTGTTATGTTTTCCGGGCCGTCGTGAGCGTCGACAACGCTTTGGGTTGAAAGCGAGACCGAACGGACGTGTGTTCTCCCAGGATACCTCTCGCAGGTGGCTCCGGTGACCCAGCGGGTCACCCGTCGCTCGTATCTCGCGCTGTTGCTTGCCTCAACGACTGCTGGCTGTTCGCTGTCAGGGAGTGACGCGATGCCCACCGAGACGACAGTCACGCCGCGAGCCCTGACCGACCTCGTGGCCGGTCACGTTGTCGCCGTCGGGCACAACCTCGACACGACCAGAGTCGACATCGACGCCACCGATACGCCGGTTCAAGACGCACTAGACGCCGTCGCCGACAGCGGCGGACGCGTCTATCTCCCACCGGGGCGGGTCACCGAACGTGAGTCTGTCCGTCCACACCCGAACACCGGCATTTACGGGTTTGGGATGAACGTCTCCGTCCTCCACATCACCGAACCGAACACCGATGGCATCGTCTTCGACCGTCAGCCGCGGGCTAATCGCGTCCAACTGGACGGCTTCGAGCTTCGCGGCCCGGGGCCCAGCCAGCCCTCAGGCGTCGCTATTCACTTCCTCGATACCGGCAGCTACCCGCCCGCGGACCCGGCTGACTTCTACATCGGTCGGCTGTACTGCTGGGCGTGGAACAACTCCGTGTATCGCGTCGACGAGGAGGTCGGCCCCTTCCAGTGCCGCCACGACTTCCTGCGGATGGACGACTGCGACGCTGGCGAGGAGGAGGCCCTCATCGAATGGCGAAGTTCCTACGGCCCGGCAAACCAGTTCGGCACCGTCGTCGCCTATCCGTCAGCTGACTGGAGCGGCAGCGACAGCGACCTGCTGTACCAGCGCGGTGGAGAGATCGCCGTCGGCGACATCACTACCGGCGGAGCGACCGGGCGGGTCGTCGACTCACGGGGTGGTTGCTTGCAGGTCCGTCGCCTCCATTACGAACCGGAAAATCAACGGTCCGTGCCGAGTTCGCTCGTCCGCGTCGGCCCAGTCGGTGGGGCGCGATTCGACGACGTGGTGGTTGACTCGGGAGCTGTAGAGTACGTGTACGAACTCGCTCGAGGGGCCGGCGGTGTCGTTCTCGGGGGGCCGCCGAGTGGTCGGGGAGCGGTTCGGAACAACGTCGTTGCCGTCAGCGGCCGCCTCGACGGGTCCCGTCCCTCGTTCTACTTCGGCCGGCCGGCCGATGTCGACGTGACAGGCAGATCGAACACCGGGGGGCTGCGCGTCCTCGGTACTGCTGGCCGTGGGATGGGTTGAGCTATCGACGGGATTATTCGCAGACGCCACGAGCGGGCGACCGTGACCGAAGAGCAAGGCGGCGGCGCTCCCGATCCGCTGGTGTCGATCGTCGTCGTCACCTACAACTCGGCGCGGACCGTCGGCGAGACGCTGTCGTCGCTGAGCAAGCAGACTTACCCCGAGGACCGGTACGAGGTCGTCGTTGTCGACGGCGGGAGTAGCGATGACACCGAAGAGATCGTGACCGAGTACGGCGCAGCGTTTCACCTCGTCGACAACGGGACAATCGGTGTATGTCGGAACCACGGCATCGATGCGGCCGAGGGGGAGTACATCGCGTTTACCGACTCTGACTGTGCGGTTCCCGCGACGTGGCTCCGTTCGCTCGTCGACCGGATCGTCGATGCTGATGACCATATCGCTGGAATCGGTGGTCCAAACCGCCCGTTCCCCGACGATCCGGCGTTCGCAAAGCTGGTCGGAAGTCTCCAAGGGACGGTGTTCGGTTCTGGCGGGTCACCACAGTCACACACTATCGACCGTGTCCGGGAGGTCAGGTCCGTAGCGTGTTGTAACGTTATCTACGACGCCACGATACTCGAGGAATACCGCTTCGCGGACGACATCAATGTCGGCGAGGACGCTGAGTTCCACTTCCGACTGAGCGAGGACGGCTACCGGTTCCTCTTCGATCCGGCAATTGCAGTTTCACATCACCTTTCGGCCGACTTCGCGGCGTTTACGAGGAAGTCCCGCTCGTATGGCTACTCGATGGCTCGCATCCAGCGTCGCCACAGGAAGCTGATCCGCTGGTACTCCCCACTCCCGTCAGCGGCGTTGTTTGGCGGCATAGGTGCGCTTATTGCGGATCTAACGAGCCGGAGAGCGCGCTACGCACCGCTGTTGGCGCTCACGTATCTCTTCGTCAGCGCATACGCGACGGTGCAGGTCTACCGCGACCGGCGGAGCCCGCTAGCCGCATTCGTACCGTTGCTGCTCGCCGCACAGTACAGCTTCTACGGGATCGGCTTCCTTGAGGGCCTGACCGCGATCGACCCGGTTCCACAGGAACTCCCGTGAACTAAGCGCGGTAGATCCCGATCGCCCAGTGGTGGATCCCCACCAACTGGTAGCCGATGCCAACATTTCCGTCGACCGCACACAGGTAGCCGTTGCCATCGAACCATGGATCGACTTGGTGGATCGCGCCGCTGTTCCATCCGAGCCCCCCGGTCGGATCGAGCACCGGCGAATCGGCGCGTCGGCTGTCGGTGTACATCTCCGGCGTGAGTTCAGTGATCTCGTAGACGTGGACGCGCTCACCGTAGCGATTCGAGGAATCCTGATAGAATGCGAGGACGTGGTCGGAGAATACGAGCGGCCGACCCCCCGGGCGAGCCGCTGTCGGCCGATCACGCACGACGGGATTCGCCTCGTGTGGCGTCCAATTGGGTGCCTCGACGTCGTCGCTGTAGTACGCGTACAGATCCGTCCCGTCCCCAGCTAGCGCCCACCAGCGACCCTCCCAGCGGAACGGGCTGAAGTCGTGTATCGGAGTCGCCGGCCGGACAAGCTCTGAGACCGGCTCCCACTCGTAGGGGAACGCTCCGGCCTTGTAGAGGGTGATCGCTGCAGGCCCCCGTTCTTTCGCCCACGTGTCGGGAACCATATAGTGGTCTCCCTCCCACTTGAACACGTACGGATACGAGAGGTGTTCGTCCGCCTCCAGCACCACCTGGTCATAGTGCCAGTCGTACCCGTCGGTGCTCTCGGCGTGACCGATGACCGCCGACGGCTGGCGGTTCTGCGTGTACACCTCGAAGAACATGTGCCAGTCGCCGTCGGCGGTGACGAACAGGAACGGGTCGGCCACGCAGTCCGTCCGGCCGAAGTCGGTCACGTCGGCGGCGGTCAGAACGGGGTTGATGTCGCCCGC of the Halobaculum limi genome contains:
- a CDS encoding glucosamine inositolphosphorylceramide transferase family protein yields the protein MTDDASQGRDTSRDRPLPHARHRVDPVVDAIRRRLASSTHVERVAWHTGEAIHNRPSTGRSHPDPVEMRGRYDGEAVPEYPTGADRAPERFVPAGDINPVLTAADVTDFGRTDCVADPFLFVTADGDWHMFFEVYTQNRQPSAVIGHAESTDGYDWHYDQVVLEADEHLSYPYVFKWEGDHYMVPDTWAKERGPAAITLYKAGAFPYEWEPVSELVRPATPIHDFSPFRWEGRWWALAGDGTDLYAYYSDDVEAPNWTPHEANPVVRDRPTAARPGGRPLVFSDHVLAFYQDSSNRYGERVHVYEITELTPEMYTDSRRADSPVLDPTGGLGWNSGAIHQVDPWFDGNGYLCAVDGNVGIGYQLVGIHHWAIGIYRA
- a CDS encoding glycosyltransferase family 2 protein, with amino-acid sequence MPEVSVVIPAYERGDMVGRAIDSALAQTVDDIEVVVVDDGSEDDTEAVVTAYDDERVRYLAHETNRGVSAARNTGLATATGEYVAFLDSDDEWLPNKLERQLSTLAERGEGWVGVYCDVATGGLSALDRLAAVVSDRVFRSGAPREGGRELAEALLSMQVFMGPGSTLLVERDVLNATGGFDEGLSLFEDWDLVLRVLAVGKLAYVDEALAVTHFTGNASASACVVNDRRFLERNADLVADLESRGVPVERIHRMGLVGHFLAEGQFEEGVKYLDAATLVRPKNLARVAFWSVLGVRALLRGDR
- a CDS encoding glycosyltransferase family 4 protein, whose amino-acid sequence is MNVLSRRVAAFSLMSDDATSRSESQSTYRVLGCATEHPSHLFPVRTPFNQRSFDALNSTGVDLDVVSPTPFAPPIGPFSEYRHVPRTERWGSYEVHYPRFLYALPKRYFYHLSGNSAQKRITRYVERTFEIPHDVVQTCGFYLDGYGVLEYCRRHDVPLVALSHAGDLKNFDRFNDTVQSHIRETIDYASAILTVSDELAELARTFTNADKVTTLPIGEDPEKYPTDRREAIRAELGIDPDTKLLLYIGRFEKEKGVEELVDALDDLDRDDVSIVAVGHGGALRWWLLDELGKLPHPAHAYWELDPVAVRRLHVAADLLVLPSHFEARPTVIYEAMAAKTPVLASNVGGIPEMIVDGETGVLVPPYDPEALTEALDYLLDDPARLRTMGAAGLRRLLDNEWTWARHGQRMNEIHREVIDA
- a CDS encoding glycosyltransferase, with amino-acid sequence MTEEQGGGAPDPLVSIVVVTYNSARTVGETLSSLSKQTYPEDRYEVVVVDGGSSDDTEEIVTEYGAAFHLVDNGTIGVCRNHGIDAAEGEYIAFTDSDCAVPATWLRSLVDRIVDADDHIAGIGGPNRPFPDDPAFAKLVGSLQGTVFGSGGSPQSHTIDRVREVRSVACCNVIYDATILEEYRFADDINVGEDAEFHFRLSEDGYRFLFDPAIAVSHHLSADFAAFTRKSRSYGYSMARIQRRHRKLIRWYSPLPSAALFGGIGALIADLTSRRARYAPLLALTYLFVSAYATVQVYRDRRSPLAAFVPLLLAAQYSFYGIGFLEGLTAIDPVPQELP